One window from the genome of Candidatus Zymogenus saltonus encodes:
- a CDS encoding purine-nucleoside phosphorylase, which produces MTPGIPLDEKSLYAKIREAADFILLKTNLRPKSAVVLGTGLGGIAGVMEVDVSVPYGEIPGFGTSTVTGHAGKLDIGRIEDADVAVLDGRFHLYEGYEPVEIAVPIWVLKTMGIRNLIITNAAGGLNPLFLPGEIMVINDHINFTGRNPLIGINSDKMGARFPDMTRAYDREFIETAEEEALSLGIRLNRGVYIGILGPSLETPAETRMLKALGGDATGMSTIMEVIAAVKAGIRVLGLSVISNVNLPDAMKPILLEDVISGAEAAGPDLIKLISRVLNRIEEKGEK; this is translated from the coding sequence ATGACGCCCGGAATCCCGTTGGATGAGAAATCGCTCTACGCAAAGATCCGCGAGGCGGCGGACTTCATCCTGTTGAAGACAAACCTCCGCCCGAAATCGGCGGTGGTCCTCGGGACGGGCCTCGGCGGGATTGCCGGGGTCATGGAGGTCGACGTCTCGGTACCCTACGGGGAGATTCCGGGGTTCGGCACGTCTACGGTGACGGGCCACGCCGGAAAGCTGGATATAGGCAGAATCGAGGACGCCGACGTCGCGGTCCTCGACGGCCGGTTCCACCTCTACGAGGGATACGAGCCGGTCGAGATAGCGGTTCCGATCTGGGTTCTCAAGACGATGGGGATAAGAAACCTAATCATCACCAACGCGGCGGGCGGCCTCAATCCTCTCTTTCTCCCCGGAGAGATCATGGTCATCAACGACCACATAAACTTCACGGGCAGAAATCCCCTGATAGGGATAAATTCCGACAAGATGGGGGCCAGGTTCCCCGACATGACCCGGGCCTACGACAGGGAGTTCATCGAGACGGCCGAGGAGGAGGCGTTATCTCTCGGCATAAGGTTGAACAGGGGGGTCTACATCGGAATCCTCGGGCCGAGCCTCGAAACCCCGGCTGAGACGAGGATGCTAAAGGCTTTGGGGGGGGACGCCACGGGGATGTCCACGATAATGGAGGTCATCGCGGCGGTGAAGGCCGGAATCAGGGTCCTGGGCCTCTCGGTGATATCCAACGTCAACCTGCCGGACGCCATGAAGCCGATCCTTCTGGAGGACGTCATCTCCGGGGCGGAGGCGGCGGGGCCCGACCTGATTAAATTAATATCCCGTGTATTAAACCGAATTGAGGAAAAGGGAGAAAAATGA
- a CDS encoding amidohydrolase, whose protein sequence is MTKDSESKVKSADVLIKNGAVITMRGSGEGKKGGEIIERGAVTITGDSISFVGGGDDAKSVEAKTVIDASGCVVMPGLINGHTHAAMSLFRGIADDLPLETWLNDFIFPAESQNLDAEFVYWGTKLAIAEMLLSGTTTFCDMYLFEDSVARATKEMKMRGVLGEVLYDFPSPNYGELSQGYEYTENFIKKWKDDPLITPTVQPHALDTCAPELLVRAGEISKKHDVLCIIHVAESQANVAHVRQKYNKTSFKHLDDLGVLSERFVADHAVWVTDEEMDIMAEKGVKVITNPESNMKLASGWAPVHKYLKRGIVVGLGTDGCASNNDLDLFGEMDTLAKLHKIYDADPTHMDAHTAVRLATVGSAKALGLSGTVGTLEKGKRADIIVVDFNRPHLTPVYDPFSHLVYAAMASDVRDVLVNGEILVKDGSLTQADTGEIIAKARELSERVKKSIKGAG, encoded by the coding sequence ATGACGAAGGACAGCGAATCCAAGGTCAAGAGCGCGGATGTTTTGATTAAAAACGGCGCCGTTATTACGATGAGGGGCTCTGGAGAGGGCAAAAAAGGGGGGGAGATCATCGAAAGGGGCGCCGTTACGATAACGGGCGACTCCATCTCATTCGTGGGGGGGGGTGACGACGCCAAATCCGTGGAGGCGAAAACCGTGATAGACGCCTCCGGTTGTGTGGTCATGCCGGGGCTGATAAACGGCCACACCCACGCCGCCATGAGCCTCTTTCGGGGGATCGCAGACGACCTCCCATTGGAGACTTGGCTCAACGACTTTATATTCCCGGCGGAGAGCCAAAACCTCGACGCCGAGTTCGTCTACTGGGGAACGAAGCTCGCCATAGCCGAGATGCTCCTTTCCGGGACCACCACATTCTGCGACATGTACCTGTTCGAGGACTCGGTCGCCAGGGCGACTAAGGAGATGAAGATGCGGGGGGTCCTGGGTGAGGTTCTGTACGACTTTCCGTCGCCCAACTACGGCGAGCTGTCTCAGGGCTACGAGTATACGGAAAATTTCATCAAAAAGTGGAAGGACGACCCGCTGATTACGCCAACGGTCCAGCCCCACGCCCTGGACACCTGCGCCCCGGAGCTCCTTGTCAGGGCGGGGGAGATATCGAAAAAACACGATGTCCTTTGTATCATTCACGTGGCGGAGTCTCAGGCGAACGTGGCCCATGTCAGGCAAAAGTACAACAAGACTTCGTTTAAGCACCTTGACGACCTGGGGGTATTGAGCGAGAGGTTCGTAGCCGACCACGCCGTCTGGGTGACGGACGAAGAGATGGATATCATGGCGGAAAAGGGGGTCAAGGTCATCACCAATCCGGAGAGCAACATGAAGCTCGCCTCCGGCTGGGCGCCCGTCCACAAGTATCTGAAGAGGGGGATTGTTGTGGGCCTCGGGACCGATGGCTGCGCCAGCAACAACGACCTCGACCTCTTCGGCGAGATGGACACCCTCGCAAAGCTCCACAAGATATACGATGCTGACCCGACCCATATGGACGCCCACACGGCGGTGAGACTCGCCACTGTCGGCTCTGCCAAGGCGCTGGGCCTTTCAGGGACCGTGGGGACGCTGGAGAAGGGGAAGAGGGCCGACATCATCGTGGTCGACTTCAACAGGCCCCACCTCACACCGGTATACGATCCCTTTTCTCACCTCGTCTACGCGGCGATGGCGTCCGACGTGAGGGACGTTCTGGTAAACGGCGAGATATTGGTCAAAGACGGAAGTCTTACCCAGGCGGATACCGGGGAGATAATCGCAAAGGCGAGGGAGCTCTCCGAGCGCGTCAAGAAATCCATAAAAGGGGCGGGATAG
- a CDS encoding cupin domain-containing protein has translation MFIKEVDKAKEITAGDGTRIREILSPKSDPVSTRYSLALAKIAPGGKSHTHKLQSSSEVYIILEGSGIMHIEEEVRAVRRGSVIYIPKGAFQFIENDGDGELMFYCIVDPPWDQGDEVVMV, from the coding sequence ATGTTCATAAAGGAGGTCGACAAGGCAAAGGAGATAACGGCCGGGGACGGGACGAGGATCAGGGAGATCTTGTCGCCGAAGAGCGATCCCGTATCCACCCGGTACAGCCTCGCCCTCGCGAAGATCGCCCCCGGGGGGAAAAGTCACACCCACAAGTTGCAATCCTCATCGGAAGTCTATATAATATTGGAGGGGAGCGGGATAATGCACATCGAGGAAGAGGTTCGCGCAGTAAGGAGGGGGAGCGTTATATATATACCCAAAGGGGCGTTCCAGTTCATCGAGAACGACGGCGACGGCGAGCTGATGTTTTATTGTATCGTTGATCCCCCCTGGGATCAAGGGGACGAGGTAGTAATGGTATGA
- a CDS encoding isoprenylcysteine carboxylmethyltransferase family protein, whose protein sequence is MKIDKLMTGNVRLNRDGVRGIVRGFIRPILGLFVLLVSSGTIGWINAWIYIGMRLLYHVTYVGLLMTKNPGLLNQRGRVKKNTKTFDKVILISFVPLSFLIQIVCGLDAVRFEWSGMSLGFVVFGAVIWVLGISFTLWSMVANPHFEASVRIQEDRNQRVFTSGPYGIVRHPGYLGFILVLLGVPFILGSWWGLVPSSVFAITVMVRTDLEDRMLKGELSGYSEYAKETRHRLIPLVW, encoded by the coding sequence TTGAAGATCGATAAATTGATGACGGGAAATGTCCGGTTGAACCGCGATGGCGTCAGGGGGATTGTCAGGGGATTCATTAGGCCTATTTTAGGGCTTTTTGTCCTGCTCGTCTCATCTGGCACAATAGGCTGGATAAACGCGTGGATCTATATTGGGATGAGACTCCTATACCACGTAACATACGTGGGGCTTTTGATGACGAAAAATCCCGGGCTTTTGAATCAACGGGGCAGGGTAAAAAAGAACACCAAGACCTTCGACAAGGTCATATTGATTTCATTTGTGCCGCTCTCTTTTTTGATCCAGATCGTCTGCGGCCTCGACGCGGTGAGATTTGAATGGAGCGGTATGTCTCTCGGATTTGTTGTCTTCGGCGCCGTGATATGGGTTTTGGGCATCTCTTTTACGCTCTGGTCGATGGTAGCAAACCCCCACTTTGAGGCGTCGGTCCGCATCCAGGAGGACAGAAACCAAAGGGTTTTCACGTCCGGCCCTTACGGGATCGTGAGACACCCCGGCTACCTGGGTTTTATCCTCGTGTTACTCGGTGTTCCCTTCATACTCGGCTCCTGGTGGGGTCTCGTGCCTTCCTCGGTTTTCGCGATCACGGTTATGGTAAGAACCGATCTTGAGGATCGTATGTTGAAGGGCGAGCTTTCCGGCTACAGCGAATACGCGAAAGAGACGCGGCATCGGCTCATCCCCCTCGTCTGGTAG
- a CDS encoding DUF2892 domain-containing protein, protein MKKNIGKADRIARIVIGIVILALGYWFKSWWGLIGLVPVLTAAVGFCPAYLPFGINTCKAKK, encoded by the coding sequence ATGAAAAAGAACATTGGAAAGGCCGATAGAATCGCAAGGATCGTCATAGGTATCGTCATATTGGCCCTGGGTTATTGGTTCAAGAGCTGGTGGGGATTGATAGGCCTGGTGCCGGTTCTGACCGCGGCGGTCGGGTTCTGCCCGGCGTATCTTCCATTCGGCATTAACACCTGCAAGGCAAAGAAATAA
- a CDS encoding amidohydrolase, with amino-acid sequence MTEKVDLIIKNGTVLSFDENDNRFDNGVVIVKDGVIVDVGEQIDILRDYDAKEVIDVDGDLIMPGLINGHTHAAMSALRGYSDDLPLDQWLEHIIPAENKIMGKEMVYWGTLVSAAEMIRSGITTVCDSYFFEEDAARAFIKSGMRAICAQGVVDFPTPQWQDPAAKFDVVEEFLDNFPEDDSGMVMPALFVHAPYTASPETYHRAGDLASKSNARVFTHLAETEGEVEDIRKKYGRTPVRHLEKEGVLNESFTAVHVNWVDDGEIEILSSYGSSVVVCPGSGAKLAAGVAPVTAFIDAGIPVGLGTDGPASNNRQDLFYEMDMLAKLQKVISKDAASIKAKTVLATVLFLGAEALGMEEKIGCLKKGMAADIIIVDLTRPHAAPLFDYPSHLVYSARGFDVKTNIINGRVVYHWGKVYPFDEPGAIARLFEIGNRLI; translated from the coding sequence ATGACGGAAAAAGTTGATTTGATAATAAAGAACGGGACCGTCCTCTCCTTTGACGAGAATGACAACCGGTTTGACAACGGGGTGGTGATCGTAAAGGACGGTGTGATTGTCGATGTCGGCGAGCAGATCGACATCCTCCGGGACTACGATGCCAAGGAGGTTATCGACGTCGACGGCGACCTGATAATGCCGGGGCTGATCAACGGCCACACCCACGCCGCCATGTCGGCCCTCCGGGGATACTCCGACGACCTTCCCCTCGACCAGTGGCTCGAGCACATTATCCCTGCGGAGAACAAGATCATGGGAAAGGAGATGGTCTACTGGGGAACGCTGGTCTCGGCGGCGGAGATGATCCGATCCGGCATTACCACCGTATGCGACAGCTACTTCTTCGAGGAAGATGCCGCGAGGGCGTTCATCAAAAGCGGGATGAGGGCGATATGCGCCCAGGGGGTAGTCGATTTTCCCACCCCCCAGTGGCAGGACCCGGCGGCCAAATTCGATGTGGTCGAAGAGTTCCTCGATAATTTTCCTGAAGATGATAGCGGCATGGTGATGCCCGCCCTCTTTGTCCATGCACCCTATACCGCATCCCCCGAGACGTACCACAGGGCGGGGGACCTCGCCTCAAAGAGCAATGCCAGAGTTTTTACACACCTCGCAGAGACGGAGGGGGAGGTCGAGGATATCAGGAAGAAGTACGGCAGGACCCCGGTAAGACATCTGGAGAAGGAGGGGGTCTTAAACGAGAGCTTCACGGCGGTTCACGTAAACTGGGTCGACGATGGGGAGATAGAGATACTCTCGAGCTACGGTTCATCGGTGGTCGTGTGTCCAGGGAGCGGCGCAAAGTTAGCGGCCGGAGTAGCCCCCGTTACCGCCTTTATCGATGCGGGGATACCGGTGGGACTGGGAACCGACGGCCCAGCGAGCAACAACCGCCAGGACCTCTTCTACGAGATGGACATGCTGGCAAAGCTCCAGAAGGTCATATCCAAGGACGCCGCATCGATAAAAGCAAAAACGGTACTTGCCACGGTGCTTTTCTTGGGGGCCGAGGCCTTGGGCATGGAAGAAAAGATAGGCTGTCTTAAAAAAGGGATGGCGGCGGACATTATAATCGTCGATCTCACAAGGCCCCACGCAGCTCCCCTGTTCGACTACCCGTCACACCTCGTCTATTCGGCGAGGGGTTTTGACGTAAAGACCAACATCATCAACGGCCGCGTCGTCTACCACTGGGGGAAGGTCTATCCCTTCGACGAACCCGGGGCGATAGCGAGGCTCTTCGAGATAGGAAACCGGCTCATCTGA